One window of Leopardus geoffroyi isolate Oge1 chromosome B3, O.geoffroyi_Oge1_pat1.0, whole genome shotgun sequence genomic DNA carries:
- the NUDT14 gene encoding uridine diphosphate glucose pyrophosphatase NUDT14 isoform X1, with translation MERIEGAAVGRCAASPYLRPLTLHYRQPPQPTLHLLTGYVSLQLLENGTQKSWDFMKTHDSVAILMFNSSQQSLVLVKQFRPAVYVGEVERLFPGSLAAVAQDGPRALQVELPGSAGVTYELCAGLVDQPGLSLEDVACAEAWEECGYRLAPSDLRRVATYKSGVGLTGSSQTMFYAEVTDSQRSGPGGGLAEEGELIQVVHLPLGGAQAFADDPDVPKTLGVIFGISWFLSRVAPGLGPR, from the exons ATGGAGCGCATCGAGGGCGCGGCCGTGGGCCGCTGCGCAGCCTCGCCCTACCTGCGGCCTCTCACGCTGCACTACCGCCAG CCCCCACAGCCCACCCTCCACTTGCTGACAGGATACGTCTCTTTGCAGCTACTTGAG AATGGCACTCAGAAGTCGTGGGACTTCATGAAGACACATGACAG TGTGGCCATTCTCATGTTCAACTCTTCCCAGCAGAGCCTGGTGTTGGTGAAGCAGTTCCGGCCAG ctGTGTACGTGGGCGAGGTGGAGCGCCTCTTCCCCGGGTCCCTGGCGGCCGTGGCCCAGGACGGACCCCGGGCGCTGCAGGTGGAGCTGCCTGGCTCGGCGGGGGTGACCTACGAGCTGTGCGCTGGCCTCGTGGACCAGCCCGGGCTCTCGCTGGAGGACGTGGCCTGTGCGGAGGCTTGGGAGGAGTGCGGCTACCGGCTGGCTCCCTCCGACCTGCGCCGGGTCGCCACCTACAA GTCTGGCGTGGGACTGACCGGCTCCAGCCAGACCATGTTCTACGCAGAGGTGACCGATTCCCAGCGGAGCGGCCCGGGCGGGGGCCTGGCAGAGGAGGGCGAGCTCATCCAAGTGGTTCATCTGCCGctgggtggggcccaggcctTCGCGGATGACCCGGATGTCCCCAAGACCCTGGGCGTCATCTTTGGCATCTCGTGGTTCCTCAGCCGTGTGGCCCCTGGGCTGGGTCCCCGGTGA
- the NUDT14 gene encoding uridine diphosphate glucose pyrophosphatase NUDT14 isoform X2, whose amino-acid sequence MERIEGAAVGRCAASPYLRPLTLHYRQLLENGTQKSWDFMKTHDSVAILMFNSSQQSLVLVKQFRPAVYVGEVERLFPGSLAAVAQDGPRALQVELPGSAGVTYELCAGLVDQPGLSLEDVACAEAWEECGYRLAPSDLRRVATYKSGVGLTGSSQTMFYAEVTDSQRSGPGGGLAEEGELIQVVHLPLGGAQAFADDPDVPKTLGVIFGISWFLSRVAPGLGPR is encoded by the exons ATGGAGCGCATCGAGGGCGCGGCCGTGGGCCGCTGCGCAGCCTCGCCCTACCTGCGGCCTCTCACGCTGCACTACCGCCAG CTACTTGAG AATGGCACTCAGAAGTCGTGGGACTTCATGAAGACACATGACAG TGTGGCCATTCTCATGTTCAACTCTTCCCAGCAGAGCCTGGTGTTGGTGAAGCAGTTCCGGCCAG ctGTGTACGTGGGCGAGGTGGAGCGCCTCTTCCCCGGGTCCCTGGCGGCCGTGGCCCAGGACGGACCCCGGGCGCTGCAGGTGGAGCTGCCTGGCTCGGCGGGGGTGACCTACGAGCTGTGCGCTGGCCTCGTGGACCAGCCCGGGCTCTCGCTGGAGGACGTGGCCTGTGCGGAGGCTTGGGAGGAGTGCGGCTACCGGCTGGCTCCCTCCGACCTGCGCCGGGTCGCCACCTACAA GTCTGGCGTGGGACTGACCGGCTCCAGCCAGACCATGTTCTACGCAGAGGTGACCGATTCCCAGCGGAGCGGCCCGGGCGGGGGCCTGGCAGAGGAGGGCGAGCTCATCCAAGTGGTTCATCTGCCGctgggtggggcccaggcctTCGCGGATGACCCGGATGTCCCCAAGACCCTGGGCGTCATCTTTGGCATCTCGTGGTTCCTCAGCCGTGTGGCCCCTGGGCTGGGTCCCCGGTGA
- the NUDT14 gene encoding uridine diphosphate glucose pyrophosphatase NUDT14 isoform X3 gives MERIEGAAVGRCAASPYLRPLTLHYRQNGTQKSWDFMKTHDSVAILMFNSSQQSLVLVKQFRPAVYVGEVERLFPGSLAAVAQDGPRALQVELPGSAGVTYELCAGLVDQPGLSLEDVACAEAWEECGYRLAPSDLRRVATYKSGVGLTGSSQTMFYAEVTDSQRSGPGGGLAEEGELIQVVHLPLGGAQAFADDPDVPKTLGVIFGISWFLSRVAPGLGPR, from the exons ATGGAGCGCATCGAGGGCGCGGCCGTGGGCCGCTGCGCAGCCTCGCCCTACCTGCGGCCTCTCACGCTGCACTACCGCCAG AATGGCACTCAGAAGTCGTGGGACTTCATGAAGACACATGACAG TGTGGCCATTCTCATGTTCAACTCTTCCCAGCAGAGCCTGGTGTTGGTGAAGCAGTTCCGGCCAG ctGTGTACGTGGGCGAGGTGGAGCGCCTCTTCCCCGGGTCCCTGGCGGCCGTGGCCCAGGACGGACCCCGGGCGCTGCAGGTGGAGCTGCCTGGCTCGGCGGGGGTGACCTACGAGCTGTGCGCTGGCCTCGTGGACCAGCCCGGGCTCTCGCTGGAGGACGTGGCCTGTGCGGAGGCTTGGGAGGAGTGCGGCTACCGGCTGGCTCCCTCCGACCTGCGCCGGGTCGCCACCTACAA GTCTGGCGTGGGACTGACCGGCTCCAGCCAGACCATGTTCTACGCAGAGGTGACCGATTCCCAGCGGAGCGGCCCGGGCGGGGGCCTGGCAGAGGAGGGCGAGCTCATCCAAGTGGTTCATCTGCCGctgggtggggcccaggcctTCGCGGATGACCCGGATGTCCCCAAGACCCTGGGCGTCATCTTTGGCATCTCGTGGTTCCTCAGCCGTGTGGCCCCTGGGCTGGGTCCCCGGTGA